From the genome of Bacteroidota bacterium:
GCTGTGTAACGAGGGCGTCCGGGTCGACTCGGTACGGGCTGTCATCGACCCGGACGTAGGTGGCAGGCCGAGCGGCAGCGAGAAACTGCCCGATGCGTTTGGACACGATTCGCCCCCCGAGGTGAATGACCGCCTCCGGCCAGTAGTCCATCGGGAGCGAGGCCGAGAGAGCGAGGTCCGCGAAGTGAACGATGTGAGATCCCTCCGCGGTACGGAGGCCAGATCGCACATCGGGGAGCAGAGGCCAACCAAGAGTGGACGCCAGCCGCACCGCCCCGGGGGCGGCCTGCTCTCGGCCCTTGAGATCGCCGACGACGACGAGGCCTCGCTCGACGCCAAGCTCCATCAACACGCTGAGGTCCACCTCGTTTGGTTCGACGTCAGCGGTGAACCGTTTGAGACGTTCAGTGTGCAGGGATGGATCATCCGATGCACCCCAGCGAGCCAGATCGCTGAGAGCGTCTGCCACGTCCACCCCGTCCGGCTGCACCCCGAGAGGCTCGCGGAACGGGAGGTTCAAGTGGACCAGCCCCGAGGCGGCCCGGTGAACCGCGTGCGACGCCGTCGAGAGCACCCACCTCGGGGACACGTCGGGCGTCGGTACGGGCCAGTCGAGCGTCCACCGCGCGACGTCCTGGAAAATCGGCGGCTGGCGGATGGTCTGGTTCGCGCCTGTCTCGCGCAGCTCCGGCGGCCGGTCGGCAGTGAGGAGCAGGAGCGGCACGTTCTCCGCGTCCGCCTCGACGGCGGCGGGCAAGAGGTTCGCGACCGCTGTCCCCGAGGTGGTCACCACGGCGGCAGGCCAGCCTCTGGCTCGTCCCCACCCGAGCGCCACGAACCCAGCCGCCCGCTCGTCCCAGTGCACGAGGGCCTCGGCGCGGGGGTTCTGTGCCACGGCAACCGCCAGCGGCGTGCTCCGCGAGCCGGGGCAGACCACGAAGAAGGTCGTCCCCTGGCGGACCAGCTCCTCCACGAGGAGGGCGGCCCAGAGATGATTGATGTTCGGGGCGGAGGCGAGGTGCGGGGGCAAGAGTTCGGAGTTGGCTGCGCCTTCGCTGGCGCGGTCAGAGTTCGGGGTTCAGAGTTGATCGCCACGATCTGAACTGGCGAACTCTGAACTGTAAACCCCGAACTCCCTACGCCTCGATGCGGTCCGTGAGCCCGAGGACACGCGCGAAATCTCCGATCTTGTGCTCGATCTCGGCCCACTCCGCCTCGGAGTCGGAGCCGGGCACGATGCCGGCGCCCGAGTAGAGCGACAGCCGGCGCCCCTCGACCAGGCCCGAGCGGATGCCCACGGCGAGGTCAGCCGCCTCGGTGCCGTCGGCGTCGCGGCCGATCCAGCCGAGCACTCCCGCGTAGAGGCCGCGGTCGAACGGCTCGAGGCGGTCGATGGCGTCGAGGGCCTTGGCGGTCGGCGTGCCGCCGACGGCCGGCGTCGGGTGA
Proteins encoded in this window:
- the menD gene encoding 2-succinyl-5-enolpyruvyl-6-hydroxy-3-cyclohexene-1-carboxylic-acid synthase, whose amino-acid sequence is MPPHLASAPNINHLWAALLVEELVRQGTTFFVVCPGSRSTPLAVAVAQNPRAEALVHWDERAAGFVALGWGRARGWPAAVVTTSGTAVANLLPAAVEADAENVPLLLLTADRPPELRETGANQTIRQPPIFQDVARWTLDWPVPTPDVSPRWVLSTASHAVHRAASGLVHLNLPFREPLGVQPDGVDVADALSDLARWGASDDPSLHTERLKRFTADVEPNEVDLSVLMELGVERGLVVVGDLKGREQAAPGAVRLASTLGWPLLPDVRSGLRTAEGSHIVHFADLALSASLPMDYWPEAVIHLGGRIVSKRIGQFLAAARPATYVRVDDSPYRVDPDALVTQHIVASVRHGTAALAGASTYQRPGAEKDAFLQRWQTLSIVVGDAVATGIEGAFSEPSVARMTLGAALEGYHQDRTLVAAASMPVRDIEMYAEPSGTISHVEANRGASGIDGTIATAHGVARGLQAPVVALVGDLALLHDQTSLALLRGGPPVVVVVINNDGGGIFHRLPIASGPGALAGDTFERFFGTPHGLTFEHAAAQAGLAYHQPDSIEAFEQALDTATASGASALIEVRTDRDEQAALRRRIEAAVAEAVDAALA
- a CDS encoding chorismate-binding protein; amino-acid sequence: SEKDQREHAFVRDAIQDALLTLADHVSVDAEASAMTLARGRHLRTGIRATLRPEAGVLDVLRRLHPTPAVGGTPTAKALDAIDRLEPFDRGLYAGVLGWIGRDADGTEAADLAVGIRSGLVEGRRLSLYSGAGIVPGSDSEAEWAEIEHKIGDFARVLGLTDRIEA